From a single Acidobacteriota bacterium genomic region:
- a CDS encoding MHS family MFS transporter, translating into MAESAATPSFEHVSKNYNIWSVIVASAVGTMIEWYDFYIFGSLAAIISPLFYPPGNDTLALIVYLMTFAVGFVVRPFGALFFGRIGDLVGRKYAFLVTLLIMGGATAAVGFLPTYKTIGLAAPIILILIRVLQGLALGGEYGGAAVYVAEHVPDHRRGFYTSFIQITATLGLFVSLAVILSVQSLMSKDAFSAWGWRIPFLLSILLVGMSLYIRLRMKESPIFQHIKSTGMTSAQPLKEAFTNRENLKRVAISLFGATAGQGVVWYTGQFYALFYLQTILKVNPRTANIIVAIALLIGMPLFTVFGALSDKVGRKKLMMAGCLLAVICYFPIYKAMVAAAGNNVAAVTSARNPITGEYKLTPAIQELDPVTSAPIYKPAPEATNPNVPFLVLLVFLQLIFVCMVYGPIAAYLVEAFPAKVRYTSLSLPYHIGNGIFGGLLPTIGLISCAWTGNIYAGLVYPMIVAAVTFVVGSIFLKETHHHRIWDELEE; encoded by the coding sequence ATGGCTGAATCCGCCGCTACGCCTTCGTTTGAGCATGTCTCGAAGAATTACAACATCTGGAGCGTGATCGTCGCTTCCGCCGTGGGAACGATGATCGAATGGTACGACTTTTATATTTTCGGCAGTTTAGCCGCGATCATTTCGCCGCTGTTTTACCCGCCGGGCAACGACACGCTGGCGCTGATTGTTTACCTGATGACCTTTGCCGTCGGATTTGTCGTGCGGCCGTTCGGTGCATTGTTTTTTGGCCGCATCGGCGATTTGGTGGGACGCAAATACGCCTTTCTGGTGACGTTGCTGATTATGGGTGGTGCGACGGCAGCAGTTGGATTTTTGCCGACGTACAAAACCATCGGCCTGGCCGCGCCGATCATTCTGATATTAATTCGGGTGTTGCAAGGATTGGCGCTCGGCGGCGAATACGGCGGAGCAGCGGTATACGTGGCCGAACACGTGCCCGATCATCGCAGAGGGTTTTACACCAGCTTCATTCAGATCACGGCGACGCTGGGATTGTTCGTTTCGCTGGCCGTGATTCTAAGCGTGCAATCGTTGATGTCGAAAGATGCGTTTAGCGCGTGGGGCTGGCGCATTCCGTTTTTGCTTTCGATCTTGCTGGTGGGCATGTCGCTTTACATCCGGTTGCGAATGAAAGAATCGCCGATCTTTCAGCACATCAAATCAACGGGGATGACTTCGGCGCAGCCGTTGAAGGAAGCCTTCACCAATCGCGAAAATCTGAAACGCGTTGCGATTTCGCTGTTTGGAGCCACAGCCGGGCAAGGCGTCGTCTGGTATACGGGGCAGTTTTACGCGCTGTTTTACCTGCAAACAATTCTGAAGGTGAATCCGCGCACGGCGAATATCATCGTCGCCATCGCGTTGCTGATCGGCATGCCGCTGTTCACCGTGTTTGGCGCGTTGTCGGACAAGGTGGGGCGCAAGAAACTGATGATGGCCGGATGTTTGCTGGCGGTGATTTGTTATTTCCCCATTTACAAGGCGATGGTTGCGGCAGCGGGCAATAACGTTGCGGCAGTGACGTCCGCCAGAAATCCAATCACAGGCGAATACAAACTGACACCAGCGATACAGGAGCTTGATCCGGTGACCAGCGCGCCAATCTATAAACCCGCTCCTGAAGCGACGAATCCGAACGTGCCGTTCCTGGTCCTGCTCGTGTTCTTGCAATTGATTTTTGTCTGCATGGTCTACGGGCCGATTGCCGCGTATCTGGTTGAAGCCTTTCCGGCAAAGGTGCGCTACACGTCGTTGTCACTGCCGTATCACATTGGCAATGGCATTTTCGGAGGTTTATTGCCGACGATTGGGCTGATTTCCTGCGCATGGACGGGAAATATTTATGCAGGCTTGGTTTATCCGATGATCGTGGCGGCGGTTACGTTTGTGGTGGGTTCGATCTTCCTGAAGGAAACGCATCACCATCGCATCTGGGATGAGTTGGAAGAGTAG
- a CDS encoding esterase, with translation MIRNKTIIALCLAALSSITAFAQQRPQPPQVTSPEVSNDRHITFRILAPQADKVRLTGSDIPGMGQGKEMARGENGVWEITIGPIDPGAYRYNFNVGGVSVIDPRNPSISESNNNVWSLVYVPGSDFSDTKAVPHGSVSAVTYYSTVLGRFRRLHVYTPPGYELGQGKYPLFYLLHGAGDCDEAWTSVGRAGFILDNLIAAKKAKPMIIVMPAGHTRLNRAPAAPPASGSGGTPPPQDEFVAEFLKDIQPFVEKNYRLLPGRANRAIAGLSMGGGQTLNIALPNLDKFAYVGVYSSGLLSVFSRPAPGSTTTAPAVATLSPTGEAWEKMMQSKLDDAATKKGLKLLWFATGKEDFLLSTTKGTVELLKKHGFSPVFKESAGGHTWINWRDYLNEFAPQLFQ, from the coding sequence ATGATTCGCAACAAAACCATCATCGCGCTCTGTCTGGCGGCGCTGAGTTCCATCACTGCATTTGCGCAGCAACGCCCGCAACCACCACAAGTCACCTCGCCGGAAGTTTCCAATGACCGGCACATCACCTTTCGCATTCTTGCGCCGCAAGCCGACAAGGTTCGTTTGACCGGCAGCGACATTCCCGGCATGGGCCAAGGCAAAGAGATGGCCAGGGGCGAAAACGGCGTGTGGGAAATCACCATTGGCCCGATTGATCCAGGCGCGTACCGATACAACTTCAATGTCGGCGGCGTCAGCGTGATTGATCCGCGCAATCCTTCGATCAGCGAATCGAACAATAACGTGTGGAGTCTGGTGTACGTACCCGGTTCGGATTTCAGCGACACCAAAGCTGTTCCGCACGGATCGGTTTCGGCGGTGACGTATTACTCAACGGTGCTGGGCAGATTCCGCCGTCTGCACGTGTACACTCCGCCGGGATATGAACTGGGCCAGGGCAAATACCCGCTATTTTATTTGCTGCACGGCGCGGGAGATTGTGACGAAGCCTGGACTTCGGTGGGACGCGCCGGGTTCATCCTTGACAATTTGATCGCCGCCAAAAAAGCCAAACCAATGATCATCGTTATGCCCGCAGGCCACACGCGGTTGAACCGCGCCCCGGCAGCGCCGCCCGCTTCTGGAAGTGGCGGAACTCCGCCGCCGCAGGATGAATTCGTCGCGGAATTTTTGAAAGACATTCAACCCTTCGTCGAAAAGAATTACCGTCTGTTACCCGGTCGAGCCAATCGCGCCATCGCGGGGCTTTCGATGGGTGGCGGCCAAACGCTGAACATTGCGCTGCCCAATCTGGACAAATTCGCGTATGTCGGTGTGTACAGTTCGGGCTTGCTCAGTGTGTTCAGCCGTCCGGCTCCGGGTTCGACAACAACTGCTCCAGCCGTTGCGACGCTTTCGCCCACGGGTGAAGCCTGGGAAAAAATGATGCAATCCAAACTCGATGATGCCGCAACGAAAAAGGGTTTGAAGTTGTTGTGGTTCGCCACCGGCAAGGAAGATTTTTTGCTGAGCACGACCAAAGGCACTGTGGAACTGCTGAAAAAACATGGCTTTTCGCCGGTGTTCAAGGAATCGGCAGGCGGCCACACCTGGATCAACTGGCGCGATTACCTGAATGAATTTGCGCCGCAATTGTTCCAGTAA
- a CDS encoding sugar phosphate isomerase/epimerase, protein MNSISRRDFFVHAAAPLAVAAVSPSAFAGSSNLAQSKMGIASTSFMGAQIGAAPPASAATAANAAQGTSAARFRGRDALEFLEKCHALGAGGVQTSLNGDLAKLRARAEELGMYLEGMVSIPRNGDMTALDKGLADAKAAGATVVRAAMLGGRRYETFPTLADWKKWVDQSYEALRLAMPVIEKHKVIVALENHKDWTLEDFLKLLRTYQSKYLQVCLDFGNNISLLDDPMELVEGLARYAKATHIKDMALQPYGEGFLLSEVVLGQGILDLPKIVSIIQKANPNTKFSLEMITRDPLKVPCMTKQYWEVFPDRNGKYLAQIFRLVRDKSSKTPLPTLDQLSPAERAKVEEDNVKACMQFVNEKGFIA, encoded by the coding sequence ATGAACTCGATTTCCAGAAGAGACTTTTTCGTTCATGCCGCCGCGCCGTTGGCGGTCGCAGCGGTTTCGCCCTCCGCGTTTGCCGGGTCATCAAACCTTGCTCAGAGCAAAATGGGCATCGCGTCCACATCGTTTATGGGGGCGCAAATCGGCGCGGCTCCACCAGCAAGCGCGGCAACTGCTGCCAACGCAGCCCAAGGCACAAGCGCCGCGCGCTTTCGCGGGCGTGATGCGCTGGAGTTTCTGGAAAAATGCCACGCGCTGGGCGCTGGAGGTGTTCAGACTTCGCTCAATGGCGATTTGGCAAAGCTGCGCGCGCGCGCCGAAGAGTTGGGAATGTATTTGGAAGGCATGGTTTCGATTCCGCGCAACGGTGACATGACCGCGTTGGACAAAGGCTTGGCCGATGCCAAAGCCGCAGGCGCAACCGTCGTTCGCGCGGCAATGCTCGGCGGACGGCGATACGAAACATTCCCGACGCTGGCCGACTGGAAAAAATGGGTGGATCAAAGCTACGAGGCGCTGCGGTTGGCGATGCCCGTGATCGAAAAACACAAGGTCATCGTCGCGCTGGAAAATCACAAAGATTGGACGCTGGAAGATTTTCTCAAGCTGCTGAGAACTTACCAGAGCAAATATCTGCAAGTCTGTCTGGATTTCGGCAACAACATTTCTTTGCTGGACGATCCGATGGAGTTGGTTGAAGGGCTGGCCCGGTACGCGAAAGCCACCCACATCAAAGACATGGCCCTGCAGCCATACGGCGAAGGCTTTTTGCTTTCCGAAGTTGTGTTGGGACAGGGAATTCTGGATTTGCCGAAGATCGTTTCGATCATTCAGAAGGCCAATCCGAACACGAAATTTTCGCTGGAAATGATTACGCGCGATCCACTGAAAGTGCCCTGCATGACCAAACAGTATTGGGAGGTTTTCCCTGACCGCAACGGTAAATATCTGGCGCAAATCTTCCGGCTGGTCAGGGATAAATCCAGCAAGACGCCGCTGCCGACTCTGGATCAGCTTTCGCCCGCGGAACGCGCCAAAGTCGAAGAAGACAATGTCAAAGCTTGTATGCAATTCGTCAACGAAAAAGGCTTTATCGCCTAA